The following is a genomic window from Corynebacterium incognita.
GACTAAGAGCATTTCCGGCCCGGAGCTGGAGGAGGCCATTGACCGGGTGTATAGCGGCGATGCGTATTTTTCCCCGCGGCTGGCGGGTTTTGTGTTGGACGCTTTCGCGGGCAAGGAGGCGAACATAGACCCGGTGGTGGATGAGCTGACCCCGCGTGAGCTGGAGGTGCTGCGCCTGCTGGCCCGGGGCTATACCTACAAGGAAATTGCCTCAGACCTGTTTATTTCCATCAAGACGGTGGAGACGCACACCTCGAATATTTTGCGCAAGACGCAGCAGTCTAACCGTAACCAGCTGACTCGCTGGGCGGTTTCCCGCGACTTGGGTTAGGGGTTATAATTGCGCCCATGAATCAAACGGGCGTTCGAAGCGAGGTCGCGGCTTTGCGTGCCCGCATGTCCGCGAAG
Proteins encoded in this region:
- a CDS encoding LuxR C-terminal-related transcriptional regulator, which gives rise to MVSVFLVDDHSVFRSGVRAELRGVDVVGEAGTVADAVEGIRRTRPDVVLLDVHMPDGGGRAVLEQVGQDSKFLALSVSDAAEDVIAVIRGGARGYVTKSISGPELEEAIDRVYSGDAYFSPRLAGFVLDAFAGKEANIDPVVDELTPRELEVLRLLARGYTYKEIASDLFISIKTVETHTSNILRKTQQSNRNQLTRWAVSRDLG